TTTAAAACAAAACTAATGCTTAAGAACAAACTAAACTGACTATATACTTGTAAAAATGACATAAAGTCGTTCAATTTAGTTTAGTTTCTCCCAGTGCAGCTCAACTGGTAGCTGTGGCCGCCCGTCCCATTCTCCTTCGATGCCCTCCATTCCCCGATTCCCTGGAGCAGCTCGGTGCACCACAAAGTTGGAAATTAGTTTGTTTTTCTGTCAAGGTGCTGGTGGAGCTACTTGGATTTTTGGCTTTGTTGGCTTACATTCCCAGTGCCTACATCGTCCGTTGCCTGTTGGACAAGGACAGGGACACAAGGACACAGGGCAGGAGGAGGCAGGATCAGGATGGCAAGCCACAGCGTGCATCGCGCCAGGACAGCAGGAAAAGATTTCACATCTAATTAATTTGTACGCTTgctgtttattttaattcgAAATTTAATTATA
This genomic stretch from Drosophila mauritiana strain mau12 chromosome 2L, ASM438214v1, whole genome shotgun sequence harbors:
- the LOC117136808 gene encoding uncharacterized protein LOC117136808, with protein sequence MGGWNGAGDATDETADQAQCKKVKGRRPQESPSKSAAQLVAVAARPILLRCPPFPDSLEQLGAPQSWKLVCFSVKVLVELLGFLALLAYIPSAYIVRCLLDKDRDTRTQGRRRQDQDGKPQRASRQDSRKRFHI